The genomic interval TCAATACAGTCTTTCAACTCGGTCCCCATGTGCAGCGCCAATGATGGGGCCCCGTAACTTTCCGTCTCCGGATTGAATCGGGCAATTTTTTTAGTACTTTCTACAATAATATCAAAATTCGATGAATCCAAGGCACTTAACAAACTTTTgactttgacttttttttttatttctataagTAAATGTGCCAGCTGTCGCATTTTTCTAGAAGCAACCATCcagaattgtttttcacgATGACTTTTTAGATATCGCCTTGCCACAGCACAAATCAGAGGATCTGTTTTTGCCACAAACGATATTTCGTCAGCACGCATCGTTGGAAAAATATCTTTCCGTAAAACGTCATTTTCTCTGTAGGTAGAAAAAAGAGATTGTCCCTCACTTTGGGCATTTACCCTTTCAGATTTATCATCGTTGTTAAGCGGACACCTTTTCATGTGTCTACATAGATACTTCTTTTTATAAAACCCCCTACAATATTTGCAAGGCAAATATGTGGATGGAGATGGTTTGTCTAAATTTTTATATGCTGGTTTTCTCACTGGTACTACATCTGCAGAGATTgtacttttcaaaaaatttcctcTATTTCGCAATTTTTGAAATAGTATTCTCCTACGCTTATCTTTTACATTCAACGCTAAAATTTCCTGAACTTCTATTTCTGATTGATGATGTCTTAAAACATGAcgggaaaattttaaaacgtcaAGATCGCAGAAATAACAGTGGTCCCTTTTATCCCAGACGCGCTTACGTTTTGTTACTGCGTCAAGtaccttgaaaaaaaaatttaaaagcaggatttaaaaaattactattCACCACTTTATTATCGACGTTCAAAATTTCACTTGCCTCTGTTGGCTCATTACTCTGCATCTGCTGGAAAAATATACAGTTTAATTTGAAAGTAAGTGTTGAGTGTTTTCATAGTTAATAATTTACTATTGCTTTACCAAGTTTACTTGACAaatatttaagaaatgtttagtTTTGTACTGTTTTTAAGCCGTAAAAATATTccaatagaaaaacaaaaacatcacaaaataaaaaattattattttttttaaacaacattTCGTGTATTTTATTCTAAATAAGAGCGAAATTTGTCGTTGTAGTCTACTTGACGAATTGAATCACCTCACATAGAAAATACTCTGTGTCTGAAACCTTTTTTAATTACCAACTTACCTTATTCAATTCTCCCTTGCTGCCtatgtttttcttatttttctcatGTGTGTCTGCATCTTTTAAAGAAAAAGGGCTCTCACTAATATCGATCTTATTCAATTTTCTCTTGCTGCCtatgtttttcttatttttcttatGTGTGTCGGCATCTTTTAAAGAAAAAGGGCTCTCACTAATCTCGCTGTTATCCGAATCACTTTCGGAAATTTCTTCCGGCTTGTACTCATCACCACTATCTACGTATGGTTCCGAGTCCGATTCCACAACACTTGATGTGACAGTGTCTACATCTAAGTGAGAATATTCACTAGCGTCTGAATTGCAGAACAAGTTTCTTTTAGCACCggttgtaataaaaaatctcgTTATTGGTCTCTTTTCGGTTGATGTTACTTCACAGATTTGAACATTACTTTTTACTACATTAAATAACTGATGTTgaactgaaaaaaatagttCTTTAATATCgttgcgttcatttaaatttatcctcaaagttggcgttggagagtcgattgagaacgcaccgcTCATGTAAAAGcatagatttaaacagctgatttgTGATCATTTATCCGTATTTACAGTCGAGTCTTCAaagcctactttgaggataaatttaaatacacgCACGATACATCATATTCGTAAAAAGAACTTGGTTAGTTTATCGATAATTTGATCTTTTTAACAAGACGAAAATTGCTTACCTTGTAGAAGAAGATCAATTTCTGTCGCTTCTAAGCCTTTTGTTGTTTCATATTTAGGAATGTCTAACATTCTCCCTATTTCTTCATCTACTTTACTTTTAGCTTTTGCCATTGATAACATTCGCTCACTTCTTTTCATTCTAAAAAGGCAAAATCGAAtctttttaaagtaaaaagtgAATATATATCAATACATCAATCAATACAATGCCAATGCCAGAATGATGCttgattaattattcatttagtgaattttttttttatattgatcctttgtaaaaatttacgaattatgttacaccctgtatccTATAAAATAAAGTAAGTAGCAAATACATTTATTCCAGCGGCCAAAAAATTGCAGAATAATATTCTTAAtattaaaacttttaattttacaactttttgcaATCTGAGTCAGGCGTCATGTGAATTCTTACAAGTAATAAATCTCAGTCACAAATAAAAGTCAGATTGATTTGTTTGCACAACTCTCATCTATTATTCCCTGTTATCAAATGATTGCAAAAATTAATGTATCATCTAGGCTGGGAATcgtattcgaattattcgaataATCATATGTAGGTAATACGATGAGTAGTCACTGTTATGCCGAATATTTTTGCGGTGGTGCTACCTATGTCAACGGCGCTGTGATATGAATTCGACGAGTGCGCAGCACGAGCGCCGTTGATATGAGTAACACCACTGCAAAAATGATCTGCATCATATTGACTACGAATCGTATTTGGAGGActatttaattaatcaaattcctcaccttttttttagttttttcaaattgtacgtttcaatttgtttgaaaataatatttgtgttCATTTTtcgatgcaaaaaaaaaattaataaagattttcatttgtttaaaatattcagttATCACGTTTAGTGAGATACCAAGCATAATGGCAACCTCTTTGGATTTACCACACCTATCGATGTACACCGGCCTCTGCTTGCACAGATCTTCAGCTACTTTGCTGGCAGACTTAGAGGCGGATATCACCACTATCAAACGACATGAGAGCTGGAAATCAATCGCGGTGGCTGAGGGGTATATACAAGACTCCGTTCAAAAGACAGCAAACCAGGTATGTACTACAAGCCGGGACTTCGACCAACAGTACAAACCAGACAAACCAAGGAACTATAAACTTAACGTCCAAAAGTTTTGGATGATTTGccaatttgttttattgactaTAGTGAATTAGTGATGATAAAACTATTCCACATTCATAAATATATCtagttttgaaaataaattacttgtTGGCTTTTATTTGTATCTAACTTACACTTtttgtactgtcgcgagcaaaaaaaactggtcgtcaaagtcaTGCTTTGACGCAAACGAAAATggtccattgtaaaacgatcgGAACTGTCATAACTAGACTTAGGCGAAAAATAGTGAGAGCGTCAAGAATACCTCCCACCATCACGATCCAGTGCAGCGCGCTCGATCCACGGTTTACGCTCGCAGCGAAAAAGATAGCGGTGCGGCGCTGGAGCAGACTGGTGGGGGCGCCAACTATTTTTCGCCTAAGTCTagtcataacctatcatcatatTGTATTGATGTTAAGTGGCATTTTTGTCTcatttttctgacactttgttgacatagGCATGATCAgacagggatttttttttaatttgtgacaacccaaccataattttgaaatgacattgacgattAGAATTTCTTCTCGCGACAGTACTTATCGTAGacttttgtcacaactgtcaaaaaaatgaacatgTTTTACTTCTGCCACGACGTTGACGTCCGAGAAGTTGATTTCTACTATAGGCGTTTTCagtgacatccgtgctgtcaaaatgacagtatgttggcattacttgctgtttcagtttagtaattttgaatttcctaatttgacaatttaccTTCGCGCGGCAAATTCCCACAAATCAAAGGAAATATGTTGTCTGATTCGGATTCCGAGGATGACTTGgtttaaccatgttttataccatgttgaagattgagttttattgtttgttgctgctgttttacaaaatataaattttcttattaccataacctcaatgctttgtttgacacttttttaactaggatttGCTTATACTTTGAATAAAGGTTATAAATTTGTGTTTACAATCTGCagcaacatattaaaaatgacactgacagcacggatgtcattgaaaacgactataccgatcgtgaaaaaagtaaattaaggATAGATTGGATATTTCAAGgtcaagtaattttattttttggttatgTGGTTATGTCTTGTAAGTAGTGAGATGcggggaaccaacataatgcaaATTTACCAATGCTCAAtaccaaaatacaagaaagtCCCAGCCTTCATTAAAATACACCTgacgttaaaaaattctaagaaATCTCAGTTTTCTTAAGTTATTTACCTTGACGTACCTATTACTTACCTGAAGTATTCGACTTAGCCTTAGTACTTATTATTTGATAACCAATTATGTACTTACTTGCGTTTAATGTCAGTTGCCTCCAATAATGTTTTCACCAAATCTAACCCATCCAACCTACAACACTCACCCACAGCTTGACAACGTCGCACGGTCCTCTCTTTGATCATTTGATGAACATATACACAGAAATTGGTGCTCACAAGATACAGAGACTGAAACATAAATATACGGTGCTCACTTTGATAAGGGGACGGCGCAGACCTCACTTTAACACGATATAcgctaaaaaaatatttccgccATCTACAAGTTTTTAAGTGTATACTCGCGGGGAATCTATGAAATGTAATGCAGGAAACTGCAATCAGGTACGCGCATCACTGTATATGTGTTCCTTCTGGTGGTCCTCACTTTATACGGGCTACGGTGGGTCCTCACATTGATAACTGGccgtatatatatatatatataggtatacttcgtccagcgagagattgggagattttaaattgtaggcttgtaacccaacactacaaaatgcactagaatacattaattagagcataatttcagggcaaaagtgttactgcttgaaggatatagttatttcaaattttacgtgcgctaggtattACTTTCTTTACGTAgcatttagtgatttttatgtcaaccgatgtctcgctggacaaactatacagtgaatttttttatcaatgaaccacAGGGATTTACAAGGTATAAACTTACTTTTTTTTGCGTTAATGGTTTTTCTACTGCTGATTTACAAGTTCAgatggtttttttaaatgttattacattacattaataataatttaaaggatacacaaccacattatatttataaaccagaaagttgtttggaaaatgacagttacaaactatattttgatcgtacagttttaactgacattcactcattcattcagcataacagaccagacattattattttaaataaacaacaaaaacaagcatatcttttagatatagctgttccaaattcacactatataacacagacatgcCGGGGATCAACCACCAAAGCTGGCCATAGGCAtattacacatattaaaataatatatgagttgctatgaaataTATATTGTTGTGtaatgtcatattgacagctataattatcatccgtacaaacaatgccatcaggaaacttttgatgtaggtaacgtagaaagtagaaatacttttgaaatttggaaaagggaAGAACGATCACAGAGCAGTATTTTGCTCAATTATTGGGCAAATTTGACGAAACAATAATAtgtttcatagcaactcaaatattattttaacatgtgtaatgtgcctatggccaggtttggtggttgatacccggtataacacaaaaattaataaatatttagaactctccgttgctatgagaaatctttggtgtttagaaaaaatttcgattttaccacttataatttcagcaacgggaatag from Tenebrio molitor unplaced genomic scaffold, icTenMoli1.1 SCAFFOLD_886, whole genome shotgun sequence carries:
- the LOC138141086 gene encoding uncharacterized protein isoform X3, with the translated sequence MIKERTVRRCQAVGECCRLDGLDLVKTLLEATDIKRKMKRSERMLSMAKAKSKVDEEIGRMLDIPKYETTKGLEATEIDLLLQVQHQLFNVVKSNVQICEVTSTEKRPITRFFITTGAKRNLFCNSDASEYSHLDVDTVTSSVVESDSEPYVDSGDEYKPEEISESDSDNSEISESPFSLKDADTHKKNKKNIGSKRKLNKIDISESPFSLKDADTHEKNKKNIGSKGELNKQMQSNEPTEASEILNVDNKVLDAVTKRKRVWDKRDHCYFCDLDVLKFSRHVLRHHQSEIEVQEILALNVKDKRRRILFQKLRNRGNFLKSTISADVVPVRKPAYKNLDKPSPSTYLPCKYCRGFYKKKYLCRHMKRCPLNNDDKSERVNAQSEGQSLFSTYRENDVLRKDIFPTMRADEISFVAKTDPLICAVARRYLKSHREKQFWMVASRKMRQLAHLLIEIKKKVKVKSLLSALDSSNFDIIVESTKKIARFNPETESYGAPSLALHMGTELKDCIDVAHNMTLKKGTLGSEINNRLSNLKELIINEWRYEVSTIANNDLQQKMWNKPSLIPLAEDLTTLKSYLLSEGLKYRSVLEQNPHDRKAFTQLLEITYVQLLLLNRRRVGELQRMTLVSYTTNINNTNGGEFDKCITESEKVLMNSFKRIIIRGKRGRGVPVLFTKDMVSNTDLLVNLRDNFVKKSNPHLFPNIRSTTSISGTKAIYKHVRAAGVKNAAALTSTKLRKHLATMSQLINLSPQDLEQLATFMGHTSEIHKTYYRLPNDVYQMAKVSKLLLLNEKGEASKYKGKTLDEININLDASENEDSDDGDFDDDNISRIVNEHDDTGGSKEGNSDMLGPKLDKNKNSSDEGVSYVSKSAKKPKRVLQPWTEAQKEVALAYFKKHLLKKIPPKKNETLELINQNGELFSNKSWEKIKIFIVNTYNKKA
- the LOC138141086 gene encoding uncharacterized protein isoform X2; the encoded protein is MFQSLYLVSTNFCVYVHQMIKERTVRRCQAVGECCRLDGLDLVKTLLEATDIKRKMKRSERMLSMAKAKSKVDEEIGRMLDIPKYETTKGLEATEIDLLLQVQHQLFNVVKSNVQICEVTSTEKRPITRFFITTGAKRNLFCNSDASEYSHLDVDTVTSSVVESDSEPYVDSGDEYKPEEISESDSDNSEISESPFSLKDADTHKKNKKNIGSKRKLNKIDISESPFSLKDADTHEKNKKNIGSKGELNKMQSNEPTEASEILNVDNKVLDAVTKRKRVWDKRDHCYFCDLDVLKFSRHVLRHHQSEIEVQEILALNVKDKRRRILFQKLRNRGNFLKSTISADVVPVRKPAYKNLDKPSPSTYLPCKYCRGFYKKKYLCRHMKRCPLNNDDKSERVNAQSEGQSLFSTYRENDVLRKDIFPTMRADEISFVAKTDPLICAVARRYLKSHREKQFWMVASRKMRQLAHLLIEIKKKVKVKSLLSALDSSNFDIIVESTKKIARFNPETESYGAPSLALHMGTELKDCIDVAHNMTLKKGTLGSEINNRLSNLKELIINEWRYEVSTIANNDLQQKMWNKPSLIPLAEDLTTLKSYLLSEGLKYRSVLEQNPHDRKAFTQLLEITYVQLLLLNRRRVGELQRMTLVSYTTNINNTNGGEFDKCITESEKVLMNSFKRIIIRGKRGRGVPVLFTKDMVSNTDLLVNLRDNFVKKSNPHLFPNIRSTTSISGTKAIYKHVRAAGVKNAAALTSTKLRKHLATMSQLINLSPQDLEQLATFMGHTSEIHKTYYRLPNDVYQMAKVSKLLLLNEKGEASKYKGKTLDEININLDASENEDSDDGDFDDDNISRIVNEHDDTGGSKEGNSDMLGPKLDKNKNSSDEGVSYVSKSAKKPKRVLQPWTEAQKEVALAYFKKHLLKKIPPKKNETLELINQNGELFSNKSWEKIKIFIVNTYNKKA
- the LOC138141086 gene encoding uncharacterized protein isoform X1, which encodes MFQSLYLVSTNFCVYVHQMIKERTVRRCQAVGECCRLDGLDLVKTLLEATDIKRKMKRSERMLSMAKAKSKVDEEIGRMLDIPKYETTKGLEATEIDLLLQVQHQLFNVVKSNVQICEVTSTEKRPITRFFITTGAKRNLFCNSDASEYSHLDVDTVTSSVVESDSEPYVDSGDEYKPEEISESDSDNSEISESPFSLKDADTHKKNKKNIGSKRKLNKIDISESPFSLKDADTHEKNKKNIGSKGELNKQMQSNEPTEASEILNVDNKVLDAVTKRKRVWDKRDHCYFCDLDVLKFSRHVLRHHQSEIEVQEILALNVKDKRRRILFQKLRNRGNFLKSTISADVVPVRKPAYKNLDKPSPSTYLPCKYCRGFYKKKYLCRHMKRCPLNNDDKSERVNAQSEGQSLFSTYRENDVLRKDIFPTMRADEISFVAKTDPLICAVARRYLKSHREKQFWMVASRKMRQLAHLLIEIKKKVKVKSLLSALDSSNFDIIVESTKKIARFNPETESYGAPSLALHMGTELKDCIDVAHNMTLKKGTLGSEINNRLSNLKELIINEWRYEVSTIANNDLQQKMWNKPSLIPLAEDLTTLKSYLLSEGLKYRSVLEQNPHDRKAFTQLLEITYVQLLLLNRRRVGELQRMTLVSYTTNINNTNGGEFDKCITESEKVLMNSFKRIIIRGKRGRGVPVLFTKDMVSNTDLLVNLRDNFVKKSNPHLFPNIRSTTSISGTKAIYKHVRAAGVKNAAALTSTKLRKHLATMSQLINLSPQDLEQLATFMGHTSEIHKTYYRLPNDVYQMAKVSKLLLLNEKGEASKYKGKTLDEININLDASENEDSDDGDFDDDNISRIVNEHDDTGGSKEGNSDMLGPKLDKNKNSSDEGVSYVSKSAKKPKRVLQPWTEAQKEVALAYFKKHLLKKIPPKKNETLELINQNGELFSNKSWEKIKIFIVNTYNKKA
- the LOC138141086 gene encoding uncharacterized protein isoform X4, with translation MFQSLYLVSTNFCVYVHQMIKERTVRRCQAVGECCRLDGLDLVKTLLEATDIKRKMKRSERMLSMAKAKSKVDEEIGRMLDIPKYETTKGLEATEIDLLLQVQHQLFNVVKSNVQICEVTSTEKRPITRFFITTGAKRNLFCNSDASEYSHLDVDTVTSSVVESDSEPYVDSGDEYKPEEISESDSDNSEISESPFSLKDADTHKKNKKNIGSKRKLNKIDISESPFSLKDADTHEKNKKNIGSKGELNKQMQSNEPTEASEILNVDNKVLDAVTKRKRVWDKRDHCYFCDLDVLKFSRHVLRHHQSEIEVQEILALNVKDKRRRILFQKLRNRGNFLKSTISADVVPVRKPAYKNLDKPSPSTYLPCKYCRGFYKKKYLCRHMKRCPLNNDDKSERVNAQSEGQSLFSTYRENDVLRKDIFPTMRADEISFVAKTDPLICAVARRYLKSHREKQFWMVASRKMRQLAHLLIEIKKKVKVKSLLSALDSSNFDIIVESTKKIARFNPETESYGAPSLALHMGTELKDCIDVAHNMTLKKGTLGSEINNRLSNLKELIINEWRYEVSTIANNDLQQKMWNKPSLIPLAEDLTTLKSYLLSEGLKYRSVLEQNPHDRKAFTQLLEITYVQLLLLNRRRVGELQRMTLVSYTTNINNTNGESSLGENEVEEFQYCLQRIWSAIRIY